The sequence below is a genomic window from Anoplolepis gracilipes chromosome 9, ASM4749672v1, whole genome shotgun sequence.
tgcacacattcattcattcatttgtAATCAACTTTACATTTGTCGTACAATCTTATAATTCATCAAAACAgtctatatactttttactataaatattcaatttttaattatcaatatcttatatactaaattattttcctttcttgTGTTCTAATCTTGGTCTTCCCTTCTTCGTGGTTGGCTTATCCTTCCCTTTGTTTAGCAAAGGATgagtttctataaattatatcagtaTCAAATTATGAATCATGATTGTTTCTAAACATAAATATCCTATGTTAACACCTTACCATCAATTGGTGCTCCCTGTAAATCTATGTCGTGAGAACGATGTTTCTTTATTGGCACTTCGTGTGGTGTCACTTGATTATCTTCAGAATCTTCCACATCTGGAGATATAGGTAGAAACTGAAGAGAACCAATATCTTCAGTTTCCTCATCAGAGCTACAAAATGCAGCAACTCTATCAATTGATGCGACATCAACCTCTATTTCTTCATCCTGAGCCTCCTCACCCTGTACCACAGACTTATCTTCGTCGCTCAAATCAAATTCGCTTTCTCTTTCCTCATATTCAACATTTTCATCCAGTTCCTTGAAATCTGGTGCAAACGCAGACCAATTCTCCACCTGATTTTGTGCCCAAATAGAAACTACACCTGATGATATGGATGCAATTATTGGTCTCACTGGATGCCACTATCATAGAAAAAGAATAGCACattgtattataaacatttgttGTATCGTATTTTAGTTaaagatttaagaaaaaaattatgataagtGTAAACTCAATTTTCTTACCACAACATCGAGTAAAAGCTCGCCCTTAGTcccatgtaaaattttcaccAAATTTCCAATACTTTTCTCCCACACATACAACGCATGTTGTCTCGCCGATCCAGCACACACATATTCTCCATCACCCGAAAAGCAACATTTTTTccacattgttttatttacaagATCTTGCAATTTTTGAATCGGCTCAGGTTCACCATCTTTGCCACATGCTAATATTTCGGTGCTGTCATATACACGTATTACTCTATCTGATGTATTAACTAGAAAACAGGAACCTCGTCGTGCAAATTCTATACTTTTCACTGCTGTATTACTAGCTGTACCCTGTGTTATTTTGTAAGAAGCTTTTACGGTCAATGTCTCAGCATCTAAAACTAAGACTCTACCACGAGCATTTCCTGTGTATACATAATCTCCGCGTCTATCAAATGATGCTACTATGTTTAAATCActctaaaattaaagtaacattATTTCTACCAAcgttattttcgttttcaagtatgtgtaaagaattattaggatatttttcattaaacaataCATACATCTTCATCAAGCGGTATAACTCTATGGGTTCCTTCAACATCAACCATAACAGCGGCATGGCGCATTGGGCATACTAAAAATTTGTTCAGATTTCTTGGATGAAACTGCACTTTCAATATTGGAGAAGGAAATCTGTATTTTTGATCACATTCCCCTGATAGAACATcccatatacatacattattatctGTAGAAGCACTTAATAACTTATGACCATTTCTAGAccaactaaaaaaatataataaatttagtatatttcaacatttaatttacttaaaatatataattttttttatatttcttttgaaactcaatcaattttttattattactaatttttcatatactcTCACAAATAATTGTCTCTTAATcactttatatatcaaaattgctttattcttatttttataaactgtaTATACGACTCACCTCAATGAACAAACAGGATGTACATGGGCACTAATAATCTTAGCTATACCACGAGTCAAAAAATCCCAAATTACAATTCTTCCATCATTACATCCAACGGCAAGTAATGTCCCTCTCTTATTAAACGTACATGTTACAGCAAGAGATATACAATCTAATGTACCATCAAATTcctaaaaaagtaattattaaaaatacgatGTTAATATTActcattatttcattaataaaagtaaaattaaagcgATACACACATACCTCTGGATAGTTTTGTCCAAATGATTCTATGAAAACAAATAGAATCTTATTATAACCTATACTAAAACATATactagaataataattaatagaatttacagctttactatatttttatttttgctaaaagttacaaacaaaatatataatgagaaaaaaataaaaaatacattgcaaataaaattttatcattttttaaatatttgtaaatgtagATCTAAAACAATCGTttgaactttatatattatttacccctggtattttgtaaaaaaaaccacatctaatttaatcattttaattatatttacctaataattctaaattcattttgacaatatcaaaatttatgtttactGCTTTGACTACATGTATAACCTGTTATGTCAAAGGTTTACTGTGCACTGACCTGCACGCACAAGCGTCTGTTCGTTTTACTTGCACTTTCTACactcagaattttttttcgataaagatatgtatatgaaaaaaaatatatatactatataacgagactatcaaattaaatttaatctaatttagacgaaatgtattttttatatagtctcaattttaattgtaatatattctataaacagAATTGTGTCATAGTCTATATGTTACATGTTTttagaaaagtataaaatcaatatatatgtgtataatccCTATCAGCAccatgttcaaaagatgtcCATAAGAGATTCacaggatattaaaatatgttttaacattctatggatctcctataaacatcttttgaacatgtgtgctgatagggatttaataaatgcatatattatatacatataaattacatataattttatcttaatctaACTTTTATGACAATACAATCTTTAGAATGCATAGTGAAAAGTTTTtcatatcttataattattattttataatatttttgatacattttcaatataaactttttttagataatatatattttagttaattaaactataatcatttttttgtttaaattactAGGAATAATTTCATGGATATTCACATAGCCATTGATTCTTGCTCaccctttttattttctcataaaagAAGGATGATCATTGATgctgtattttattatcgatggcacatttcacttttttatattgctccaatatatatctgaaaaatatattatatctcttaataaaagttaatattattatataatttataattaaatgaatatgaaTGTTCTAGTAATTCTACTTTTCAATATATGTTGCATATCATACaattaaacgataaaaattgcaaatattttcataattttaaattaaatatatacagccGAATTTCGGTATTACTCTcagatttctttataattaaaactcattttatacttatattaatcTCAATAATTCGTCATTTTATActgttttcttaaattattatatttaatttactacattttaaaattgttaaaaaaacgAATGGAAAGCAGAATGCGCACTAACATTTTCATTCCATGTgtcattaaaataagaatggaAATTAGATGAATGAAAATTTTGGaacaaagaaaatgttttcttagaatatatagaaaaactgTCAGATTATAGATTGATGTTTACGTTTGCGCTGCACATTCGCCTATCCAGTCAGACGCATCGATCATCATATAGAATAATCGttctaaatatttactaatgCACAGTATAGTTGCATTTTCCGAGTGATGTTGAAGCAATGGATGATATACATCACGTAGAGTCATGTTATTGCTGCAACTTTCAATTTCTTTACCAAATATCTTCCACACCTAAAAAATGCACACATATCTGCGTTAAtcattgcataattaattaaatatgttataattgcattatatacacacatatatatatatatatatatatatatatatatatatatatacacacacacatatataattttattatttttattattgtctacattaaatatttattatattattatatatttatttgcattttattgtagaacagaaaaaagttttgcaacttatctttattttttcttgtataagaaattttattctcaccTGTACCCATTTTGTTGATAATGTATCTCGCAAGGATGCTCTGTATTTAAAGCGTTGCAAAGCATAAATAGCCTCGATACCTTCTTCGATGGTTAGGACTTCTTCAAATATTCGATCAATCAGACTTACAACCATATTCTCCAACTCTGTCACAGAATCCCTAAACTTTTGCATGTCTTTTAGCCATGTGGAATTCGTAACATCTAGAATGTTATCACGAACTAGTTTGATTTCCTCGAGATtctcgtaaaataaattctctatTCGGCGACAATAATCCTCGTGTTCAGTACCCTTTGCACCACCAATCATTCCTGCTTTATTACgtctacaaaaattatttatatatattgacatttatttttatgattatatctaattatttataattataattaaattatttatattttctctaactatattctttattgaaaataaatataaaataaaaaacatcaaAGATctgtgatataaaaatatttttttacatttttagtattcatatattttcttgtgaaaaattgaaaagaatgtAATTGTGCTAACATTTTGTTAGATATATTaagaagtaatttataaagttttaatattatattctttttaaaattttctacatcatagttaaaattgtagaaatttttagtctaaaatattataaaaaatatatatatagaatactttatttttttatgttctacCTTCCAAGCACGATTAAAGCATTGCATATCTCAATAACATCGTAACATCTTTGCGTAAACGTGTCGATGCATTTAAATACTAATTGTTCGTTTATTTGCCAATCCTTATTCGATTCAATGTGTGGAGTTATGCTCGTGACCTGTAaccgatttttcaaaaatgaataaatgattctaagatgaataaattatcatattttataagaattatgaCCGACTTTACTAATTCTCCACAAATTATATCGtccattaaatttacaaaagttCTTTAAGTACAACTTTTCTGGTTTCaactaattttgaaataatattaagtttttggaatatttcatatttaatcgataatataactgttttgataatgagaaaaatataattcacatagacacacacactctctctctctctctctccccccccccctccctctctctgtTTTCAGATTTtggtaattttaaatttgttaacacAAATATTTGTGGAAGCTCTTAGTAGAATTGGCCATTAACACATAATAATTAGATTTGAATACTTTATTGTATACGATTCTGTATGTTTCACAACAAGAGATACATTTCTGAAGTATGTTTATTCCATTTTCCGCATCACCTTCTAATATTGCTTGTAAATCGACATGCTTCTTACATTGTTGAACTATTTGAGTGCTTATGGCCTCACAAAGCATCTCTATGTTGTGCCTATAAAGAAacataattctttttcatagatcaatttttttaattatgtatatttcccttctttacaatattctctgatgaaataattaagagtCTAAATACTTCTAAATATAGTAGTATCGATaagatatatcatttaataaataatattctagttgattatttattacttatttaataaacatattttaagaaCTATATTTAGAAGTATTTAGACTCTCAATTATTTcatcagaaaatattgtaaagaagGGAAatctacataattaaaaaaattaatatatcaataaaatatatgtgtattttaaaaagtcacCATACGATGTATTATAAAACGGAGATTCCGTCCAGATAAACAGTATCAAGAgcaatatttttgtcataggCGCTTCGATTTCATTTGGGCATTTCAGATCATTACAGGCCTTTGACAAGACGTTCAGATATGCCACATTGGATGCAGCTTGTTCTAATCCTTCGTGGAGCTGTATTGTTAAAAGTTGAAAAGAATCCACGCTCGGCGAATGAACGTTTTCTAACAGACATAATATTGATTGAATTTCCTCACTTGAAAGTTGATCATGCAAAcagcataaattaaaatctgcaaataaaatgttttagatgTTATCTCAGagtataaagattttaatcagtaaacttttaattaattaaatatttagtgagaaaacaatacaaaataattttctcttttttgaaacagataattttgttttttctcttattttttaaataatagaaatttgaaacaataatcacttatatatacaatttaatatataaaatgtatatgtaaaatggattaatatctatatttgaaACTAACATATAGCTGTCCAATGTTGCAGTTCGTCAAAGATGATTCCTTTAGGTGTGTTCTTGGACGTGTTTGTTAATGGTTCTCGAATTTGTTTAATCCAATATCATACAATCCCTTCAAATCTATCTATCTGTGCCTTTTC
It includes:
- the Rbbp5 gene encoding retinoblastoma-binding protein 5 homolog, yielding MNLELLESFGQNYPEEFDGTLDCISLAVTCTFNKRGTLLAVGCNDGRIVIWDFLTRGIAKIISAHVHPVCSLSWSRNGHKLLSASTDNNVCIWDVLSGECDQKYRFPSPILKVQFHPRNLNKFLVCPMRHAAVMVDVEGTHRVIPLDEDSDLNIVASFDRRGDYVYTGNARGRVLVLDAETLTVKASYKITQGTASNTAVKSIEFARRGSCFLVNTSDRVIRVYDSTEILACGKDGEPEPIQKLQDLVNKTMWKKCCFSGDGEYVCAGSARQHALYVWEKSIGNLVKILHGTKGELLLDVVWHPVRPIIASISSGVVSIWAQNQVENWSAFAPDFKELDENVEYEERESEFDLSDEDKSVVQGEEAQDEEIEVDVASIDRVAAFCSSDEETEDIGSLQFLPISPDVEDSEDNQVTPHEVPIKKHRSHDIDLQGAPIDETHPLLNKGKDKPTTKKGRPRLEHKKGK
- the LOC140669669 gene encoding uncharacterized protein — translated: MEKTKKAEKSSNDPHREFLDMDTDEEDFGHQESSETEEELLSEPVKPVFDEQDLNNLVQYVKDLTILSSIKDSDWKEDCHTVIREYFENPVCPLLSIYFEMDMLRVQLSVPKDDQTEFMYFLRTPWHVFTVDNFHATVIFGSINRNAMMCVLKAMENMYAPAALNGDEWPEIIRNNLFFNLHNFLMCLTERVYKPLGLTKLYVPREDLPDITAPSRNEKPDLSEKDEHYVSNEIRESEKAQIDRFEGINTPKGIIFDELQHWTAIYFNLCCLHDQLSSEEIQSILCLLENVHSPSVDSFQLLTIQLHEGLEQAASNVAYLNVLSKACNDLKCPNEIEAPMTKILLLILFIWTESPFYNTSHNIEMLCEAISTQIVQQCKKHVDLQAILEGDAENGINILQKCISCCETYRIVYNKVTSITPHIESNKDWQINEQLVFKCIDTFTQRCYDVIEICNALIVLGRRNKAGMIGGAKGTEHEDYCRRIENLFYENLEEIKLVRDNILDVTNSTWLKDMQKFRDSVTELENMVVSLIDRIFEEVLTIEEGIEAIYALQRFKYRASLRDTLSTKWVQVWKIFGKEIESCSNNMTLRDVYHPLLQHHSENATILCISKYLERLFYMMIDASDWIGECAAQTYILEQYKKVKCAIDNKIQHQ